CCGAGAATCAGCAAGATCAGCGGGATTTGTACCGTGTTAAATAACAGGTTGACTTGTACGGAATCCACATTAATAACCGCAAAGATTCCCGTGAGCAGTGCAAAAACAAGACCTGCTATGAGTGCCCATTGCATTTTCATGGTGTTGCCTCCTTGTTGAACAATTGAGAACTAGATATGCATTACCCATATTCGGGTATGTTGCATCTTGTAATGATGATAAAATCCCCTGCCCATACGGGCAAGGGATGCAGGTCACATGGAAAGACAACCTTATTTGGTTAGTTGTTCCATCTGTTCAATCAATTCCTTGAAGACACTCATAGCTTCACGAATTGGCTGTGGTGTAGACATATCCACACCTGCTTTTTTCAGAATGTTGATGGAGTAATCACTTCCACCGCTCTTCAGGAAGCCAAGATATCGGTCAACAGCCGGTTGGCCTTCTTCCAGGATTTGCTTGGAAAAGCTTGTTGCTGCGGAGAAGCCTGTAGCATATTTGTAAACGTAGAAGCTGTTATAGAAGTGGGGAATACGAGCCCATTCCATTTCAATTTCTTTGTCAACAGCCATGCCTTCACCGTGATACTTAACGTTCAGATCATAATAGATCTCGGATAACAATTGTGGTGTTAATGCGTCACCTTGTTCCGCACGTTCATGAATGATTTTCTCAAATTCAGCAAACATGGTCTGACGGAATACCGTTGTACGGAATTGGTCGGCATAATAGGTCAATAGATACAATTTTTCCTTTGGATCTGTTGATTTGTTAAGCAGATAATCCATCAGCAACGCTTCGTTGGTTGTGGATGCAACCTCAGCCAGGAAGATGGTGTACTGGGCATCACGATACGGAAGTGTTGTATCCGAGTAATGTGAATGCAGAGCGTGACCCATTTCATGTGCGAGTGTGAACATACTGTTTAGGTTATCTTTGTGATTCAACAAGACATACGGGTGAGTGCCGTAAGCGCCCCAGGCATATGCGCCTGAACGTTTATTTTCATTCTCATATATATCGATCCAGCGGTTATCATATCCAGTCTGCAATGCGTCAGCATAGTCCTTGCCGAGTGGTTTCAGACCGTCTTTAACCGTTTGTTTCGCTTCCTCATAGGTAATATCCATTTTGTATTCGTCTACGAGTGGAGCGAACAGATCGTACATGTGCAATTGATCCACACCCAGCAACTTTTTGCGCAGGTCCATATAACGATGCAATAACGGAAGGCTCTCGTGAATGGTGTCTACCAGATTGGTATACACATCCGTTGGGATGTTATCTCCATATAGGGACATTTCCATCACGGAAGGGTACTTCCGAACATTAGCATAGAACATATTTTTGGTTACATTTGCATTCAAGGCAGCCGCAATTGTGTTCTTCTGTTTGGCATAGGTTTCGTATACCGCTTTGAAGGCACGTTCGCGAACTTCACGGTTAGGGTTCTCCAGGAACT
This Paenibacillus xylanexedens DNA region includes the following protein-coding sequences:
- the pepF gene encoding oligoendopeptidase F, yielding MSQLLKRSEVPAEHSWKLEDLFADQKAWDQEYEEVSSLTKKASEFQGKLNQPDVLKSCFEFEDEISLKIERLFVYARMHQDEDTANPTYQNLSQKAQKLGVRVGEALSFVTPEILSLPDDQLGAFIANKKLSAYTFTLEEMKREKAHVLSQAEEALLAQVGNLSQAPQTIFSMLNNADLKFPRIKDEHGNEVELTHGSYIQFLENPNREVRERAFKAVYETYAKQKNTIAAALNANVTKNMFYANVRKYPSVMEMSLYGDNIPTDVYTNLVDTIHESLPLLHRYMDLRKKLLGVDQLHMYDLFAPLVDEYKMDITYEEAKQTVKDGLKPLGKDYADALQTGYDNRWIDIYENENKRSGAYAWGAYGTHPYVLLNHKDNLNSMFTLAHEMGHALHSHYSDTTLPYRDAQYTIFLAEVASTTNEALLMDYLLNKSTDPKEKLYLLTYYADQFRTTVFRQTMFAEFEKIIHERAEQGDALTPQLLSEIYYDLNVKYHGEGMAVDKEIEMEWARIPHFYNSFYVYKYATGFSAATSFSKQILEEGQPAVDRYLGFLKSGGSDYSINILKKAGVDMSTPQPIREAMSVFKELIEQMEQLTK